DNA from Brassica napus cultivar Da-Ae chromosome C4, Da-Ae, whole genome shotgun sequence:
attcatCAAAATCCCCAGAGACGCAACGTATAATGAGAGCAAACAAAAATCTCTTGAAAGAGAGCATGTGAAATGTCAAAGGAACAAAAGCAACTACGAGACTTCAGTTTGAGAATCAAAGATTATTACCTACTGTTAAGAAACTTGAGATTTTGAGGAATTTGATGGAAGAACACTTCGATTTGGAATTGGCCCGTCCGACGAAACTAGTTGAGGAAGAAGACTTTGATTTCGTTGTTTCTTCAGTGAGATAGAAGAGAAAGATGACGAAAACGAGGTTAGATACTAGGGCAGATGAAGAGCTCGGCGGATAAGACAAGGGCAGATGAAGAACCCTAAATCGCCATGGGAGAAGCTTCTACGCGGAGAAGACGAGGTAAGAAAAAAGGAATTAGGGTGTCGATATCTTAACCCGTGTCCCTcttttgttctctcttttttttttttaactttttaactattttaactATTAAATCTATTACGAAAATTATTAGAGAATTATTActtataattataattcaacTTAATTGATTAATTTAAGGGCATTATGGTATTTACAGAAATTAAAATCCTATTTTCCTAAAAAAATGTTGCAGAAATCTTAAGTGGACAAATCCAAGTTCAAAGTGTcacttttttctaattttaccTAATAATAACTTTGAAGTAGGGTGATGGTTTTCACTAAGAATATTTAGCATATATCTAGAATCGTTGCTAACGGAATCTAAAAATATGGTATATACCTAATATTATGGATGCAGTTTAATGATGAGTTAAATTTGGTTCTCATATTTTAGAAGAGTCGTATAATATCTATTTCTATTATCCGATATATCTATAAATGTTAAAAGCTTATATATAAATTCGTTAAGATCTTAATTAGTACTAAATGATTTTGCATGGTGAATAAGTTTAAAAATCTAGAATATTCGATATGGAGCATAATAATGatttatatctattttaaatatcAAGTAGATAATATTAgccaatataatatatataaccataagttatattaaattatattttttatgaatgtaatataatatatataataaccatAAGTAAAAATTCATATGGTACATTTTCATATAACACTAAATTAAAATGTCCACTAATTGAtatctgtttttttaattatttgtatgttTCATATAACACTAAGTTAAAATCTTTAAACTGACATcatattattatatgtataaGCCTAAGTTTAAATCATTACGCACCctttgtttttggtaaaaaaatattatttgtatgtTTAAGTCATTACACACCCTTTATGTTTATAGAATTGAGGGTTTGTATGTTAGAGTTCAGGGTTTGTGTAgtttaaagttatattttttggtttagggtATCAACCGATTTTTTAGGTTATAAAGTATAGAGATTGAATATTGAGATGTATATTAACATGAGAGAATGTAGAAGGTATATAAAGAAATACGAGAATAGAGTATACGTTAAGATCAATTACGATCGATGAATCCTATGATTGATTCTATTTTACTAGTAAAGATTTCTTCCTTTTTTAGATTTCTGTGTGGAACATTTTGTTCCGTTAACCGTTGTGTCTTTTCGTGGTTGCCAGAACCCCTTATCgttctttttttatatgtttttatgttcACTTGGTGATCTTTTGTTTGTGTCACAGCGGAAGTGAAGGTTCAAACTAGACTTGTTTGGGGTATATTTGTGGTGTTTATCCCTAGTTATACTTCGATGTCTTTGTCCAAAGTTTTTCTAGACCTCAGTGATTCTTCTGTTTGACCTTGGACGCACATCTACATTACTTTCATTCTTTCAATCTGGTTCGTGGCTGCTAGACGCTTAGTCTTCTCGATGGGTCTTGGATATGGGTTTCCTGCAACTCCTATCTTCTTGCTTTGGCTTTGGTACCACCGATGATCTTCAGTTGTAACACGTGGAGCTTATTTGCAAATGAATCTTTCACCTGTTTTGCAGTGGTCTCTGGTGGCTGCGCATGTTGGTGTGTTGGCCCTGGTATCGTTTGTCCACAATGTGCGTTAGTGGTTCTCCCACCCGAAATTTCGTTTTTCCCGACATTATGGTGTTTATCATTACCtggttttctcttcttttttttttctttttcgtggcAATTATTTTCTCAGTTATTAGGACGACATATGTGGTTGCCTGCTTGGTGGTAAATTGACAGTTAAGCATTTAGTCTTCATTTTATCGGCAGAGGTTGTTCCAGAGGTTATGCTTCCTTTTGGTCTTTTTGCTTTATACAGGCTCTCGGTTTAGTGGATGTAATGTTGGGAGGTTTGGAGGCGGTAATTAATCTTTGAGAGTTTCACCTAAACAACGGTGTCGCTGGATGGTTTCACTCCCTCATACTGTTATGCCAATgttgttggataattccaattaacttgaggagcaagttaactcattaaagtgaagtttgatgggttaaagaaaaatgaaaacatatcgagcttaggaatgtttctatattattattaggaaaagatgtagcttcgcccttaggaaaagatgtagcttcttcctatataaagagttctcatggagagatgttccatcaagagaaatacattgaaatgtttagttttgagagagtttctaaatctaataagaagagaagttcttataatctttgtgtttgtgcaactttaattggtatcagagctccaggTTTCGAAGGTCGTTTACAAGAGGAGTTGTAACTTCGATCAAAACATGGGAGACGATTCTCAAGCACGTGATAAAggtcttgagatgaagaaggacatacgATGTCCGATGTTAACATCGACCAACTACACCGTATGGTCGATGCGAATGAAAGTTATGCTTCGTTTATACGAAGTTTGGGATACGATTGATCCAGGGAGCgatgatgcaaagaagaacaatatggcgATTGCTCTAATCTTTCAATCAGTCCCGGAAGCGTTAATACTTCAGATCGGAGAACATGATACATCGAAGAAGATTTGGGAAGCTATCAAATCCCGTAACCTAGGTGCTGATCGCGTGAGAGAAGCAAGGTTACAAACTTTGATGTCTGAGTTCGACAAACTGAAGATGTCAGACACAGACACAGTGGATGACTACGCAGGAAAACTTTCAGGCTTAGCATCGAGAGCAGCCGCGTTAGGAGAGATAATGGAAGCATCaaagctggtaaagaagtttctGAAGGGACTTCCAAGAACGAAGTTCATTCACATCGTAGCTTCGTTAAAACAAGTTGGATCTAAATTCAACGGGATTCAAAGACATTGTTGGGAGATTGAAGGCTTTCGAAGAACGCATCAAAGAAGAAACCCAAGATGAAGGTCAATCGAAGCTCATGTTTGGAAAGAATGATATGCAAGGTAGTGGAAGCCATAACAACTCGCGAGGAAGAGGCATAGGTAGAGGTtatggtggaagaggaagaggacaaggaaggtctaatggttctgatggtcataacaaaggaggagaagtttcagacaagaccaagaaggactactctaaggttagatgttggcgatgcgacaagatggggcacttcgtgtcacattgtcctacacgaccaagagaagaagctaacctaacggaaacacaagaagcatatgcattatatatgcatgaagtagtattcctcaacgaagagagagtgtttcctaagaggtttgatgAAAGTGATGGAAATACGAGTATATGGTACCTTGACAATGGTGCAAGTAACCATATGACAGGCAAgagagagttcttctcaaacctagatgagagcatcaaaggcaaagtcaaattcggtgatggatcaaacgtcgagattgttgggaaaagttcgatcacgttcatcggaaaaacaggggagagaagagcactcaaaggtatctactacatcccaagtcttaaacacaatatcataagtcttggacaagcaaccgagatgggttgtcaggttaatatgaaagaagacttactgatgctgaAAGATCCCCGTGGAAGGCTATTAGTACAAGTCGCAAGACAACCAAACCGATTGTACAAGACACCAATGGATGTTGAATATCCAAAGTgtcttcaaatacaagaaactgatgttacatggacgtggcatgcacggctaggacatgtgaactttggagtcatgaagaatatggtagacaaagagatggtagtagggatgcctcaggtgatacacgagaaagatgtgtgcagcgcctgcttagttgggaagcaaactcggaagtctttcccgcctaaagcaaagtatcgagcatcacacgcattggagttggtacatggtgacttgtgcggtccgatatcaccatcaacaccagcaaacaatagatatgtatttgtcttaattgatgatcactcaagatatatgtggacgatgctgctaagagagaagagtgaagcgttcgatcggttcaaaaagttcaaggagtacgtggagaatcaaacgaagctacaactcaagacttttcgcaccgatagaggaggagagttcacaTCTTCTGAGTTCATTCGttttttgtgaagaaaacggTGTAACTAGACATCTCAATGCATCGTATACACTATCAACAAACGTGGACGAAGAACCAGGATCATTCAAGCTTTCTCATATTGATGttacagaagaaggagatggtgatgagcATCAAGATCACCAACACCAGCAAGTAGCAGAGAACAACGATGTAAACCAAGACCAACATGTAACATCAAGATATGGCCATAACATCAGAAAACCAAAGCGGTTCGATGATTACATCCTACTTGCTGAAGTTGAAGGTGGCAGGCCCTTGCTGGACATCGATGGTGAACCAGAAAGTTACATCAAAGCTGCAGTGATACAAGCTTGGATCAATGCAATGAAGGCAGAGATCGAATCTATCATCAAAAACAAGACCAGGAAGCTCGTCAAGAAGCCGACAGGTGTGAAATCGATAGGTTTGAAGTGGATTTATAAGATCAAGAGGAATGCAGATGAAacggtgatcaaatacaaagcaagGCTAGTCGCAAAAGGCTATGTGCAACAACAAGGCATAGACTTCGACGAAGTGTTTGCACAGTTGCTCTaagagcttggaacatcaaactcggacatgttctcaaggagatggagtTCACGAAGTGCACCAAGGAACCTACGGTATATCAAAAGAAACATAAGGAGGAGCTTCTGATCATAGCTATATACATCGATGACTTGTTTGTAACAGGGACTTCGCTCAATGTTATCAAGCAATTCAAAGATGATATGTCAAGAAAATTTGAGATGTCAGACCTCGAGATGCCTACATACTATCTTGGTATAGAAGTAACGCAAGGAGCTGATGGCATTCACATCAAACAAGAAGGATACGCGCAAGGTATACTTGTCAAGACGAAGATGGAGTCATGTAACTATACTCACGTTCTGATGCACACGAGTTTGAAAGTATTAAAGGCAGAGGAGGAGCCTGAGATTGATGCAACATCGTATCGAAGCACCATAGGATGCTTAAGAGAGAGTCATAGAGAAGCAGTGAAGCATCTATACTCACGTTCTGATGCAACATCGTATCGAAGAAATGCGATGCACCTATTAACGGTCTATGGAAGTTCATCGGAGTTCAGAAGATCAACATACCCGAGATTCgagttggaattaaggggggaatgttggataattccaattaacttgaggagcaagttaactcattaaagtgaagtttgatgggttaaggaaaaaagaaaacatatcgagcttaggaatgtttccatattattattaggaaaagatgtagtttcgcccttaggaaaagatgtagcttcttcctatataaagagttctcatggaaAGATGTTCCATCAAaagaaacacattgaaaggtttagttttgagagagtttctaaatctaataagaagagaagttcttataatctttgtgtttgtgcaactttaaATGTTGGGTTGGTTAGTAAGATTATGCTTGTGATTGTCGAAGTGGTTAGTGTTCGGTTGTCTTCATGAAAGCTATAAAAACCGTATTATCAAGGCTTGAGGGTGTTTTCTTCTCGGTAACTCGCGGAAACCGTTTAGTCTTTTCAgttcttaacattttttttatttttttgtgtaagTTTTATTTCGTTGGTTCTGCTTCTAAATTTCAACTTCTGGTATTTGTTCTAGGGTTGGTGTTGTTGTGATTTAgcatttttgtttagtttctaTATCGTTGTTACTAGTAGATTGTAATCtctatcaaaatttaaaaatttggtataataatttaatttatcaaaaagaTGTATTTCAACCTTTCAACCCATAATAGGTTTTCAAAAATGTTACTATCCTAAAGACTTTGGGACAAGTGGCTGAACAAACTTTGCAAAAATGATAATAGGAGAAAATATCTCGAGGAAGATTGGAAGCACTTTCTTATGGACCAAGAGGCAGAGCTAATGATACGACGCCGTCAACACCGTGGCCATGAAGTTACGATGCGCCACCACTTTGAGACCCACCAAAAAAGGTTCTTATAGAAGGTGAACTTCCTGTGATACGTTAGAAAAAGTAGCATTTCTTTTATTCCTTTTCTTAtttcattatatttacttttatatatataacaacataagccaATTAATATAACCTGACTCACAAATCACCACACCCACCCATCATAAACTTTGGATAAAGTGATTTGAAACCAAGTTGAAATTAACCAAATCACCATAGAGTATTTCCAAAAACCCTTGAACACTTAAATTTTGAGGTTTTTTGCCCTCCAAAAAAGATTTTCAAACCTTCAAATTTTTAGATGTCACTATTCAAAACCtcaaaatactatttattttttattttagtccttataattttaaaacttccATATAATTGTATTCGTATTAAATTTTATcactttaatatttattaatatttcacctaacttttcaaatatatatagaatatataaaaatatattactataaaataaaactaatataaaatacgattattTAAGATAGGATTTTTATTTcacaaaacaattataatatcAACACACTGGTTAGAAATGCAAGATGGATGACGATATATGAAAATACTCATTTAACCTGTAATCTTCATATAAAAACTCATTTCTTATTTTGAAATGCGTTGATTGATCATATATGGAAACAATATGGAAAAAATATTAagtaatttgtaatttttatgaACTAATTCATGTTTATATTATTGAAGTTGAAGACTAAAATGCAAATTACATAAGATTTTGAAGATAAATTTGTGATTTCTTCTTGTAGCAATCCACCttgaaattttcattttgaGGATCCTCCACCTTAAAATGAGATTCATTCTTGAAGATGCTCTTAATAAAcacattaaaaagaaaacaacaaaatcagtcCATTTTCTAGTGAACAAGAGTGAATTTCGGAAATTTTAAACGATTTTACCCATTTCATACAATTCAAGTGTTGTAGAATAAGTTGATATACACTTCATTCATgcgattttatggttttggcagaaaaatattttggctggatgatatcttgcatatttacattgttttatccattcactcatgtgcattttgatcatatagactaggatttagccatgtttaggttgcattttgcatacatgagtctttatcagatattggagtaccacatggagttcttggaggcatttgggtgcatttggagctcaaaagaagtgattaaagcgatcaacggacgagcagcgcaccagagcgacctcaccggagcgacgccgtgaagtcgctgtgacacacatCCCGTAGCGATCCAGCCAGAGCGACAtggagaggtcgctcgcgtttctatcgTGAGACACCCCTCtcagagcgacttgccagagcgacgctccgaggtcgctcgcgtttccatggcgagatgacacaaaacgaagcccagagcgacctctcagagcgacccactgaggtcgctcccgaagtccGGAGAGActtgttggagcgacacaccaaggtcgctcgcgtcctctcgtccggagacaccaaagtcgagcatcctggagcgacccctcagagcgacctaccaaggtcgctcccagtcagagcgaccagccagagcgaccagctcaagtcgctcgcgttttaacggggcgagacacgaagaaagcgtcgggagcgacctcctgggagcgactatgctaggtcgctctgcgtgtttgattggacgatttttatgttatttcaggggccttttggtcatttgttttattgtttttagattgcaaaaacctaagttaagtactctttgtagccaccaggcagattatcttttgatctattgagaaatacacaaaaactctcttgagaagttcatctcttggattttgattgttatgttcttttgttcttgttgatttcttatctatttctctacatgattaatctgaaatccaatatgggtttaagaggaatcatggagattggtgagtaatcactttttgaattcatgggttagggagattaagagtgattaggttagttctaggatgttttagtgtagatcatttttgttccttgctagtagagtattcataatgcatcttctgagttggccactcaaaagttgatcaatagacatttcccacccaaaaggtgtttgatgaaatgcctgagacaactctcctaggcttttagtatactttgccaaagacatttgttgttaaaggtgctaaaatagctaatagacttgttagtaatgattgctttcatattattcaaccaaagacatttgatgtttgagatatgttagcaaatgagcattcatctagacatagagcttgcttagaattgtgtctaggcttaaggttgatagtttgattgatcatttgtcatccttagttcgatacttgatcacccaaggtctaatccctatgcccatgagttctcttttcccttagtcaagaaagtatcattctgttattgcttctttttaattagtagtagtttaaaacccatctaaatcattggttgcacttacattaagtgagtacttgcattctcggtgctttgatatccctcagaactggttcgacaatcactatactacaacatttgtcttaggagccttgaaaactcctaacatcaaattggcaccgttgccaaattctgagtagatttgaacattgagatttagtcacttacttgagactaagtcatttttattttcttttgttaatgattcttcttcttcacctacctttaactttcaggtgtatgaacttgaggagcaggggtccaacaaacctagttccaatagtagcagacatcagagctttagagagggaGTGTGTtcgagctagaagagaagaagaacaacaagcccacttgcagcgattggatattgatatggcagatccaccgcaaggggcagaacaccaaccacgggcagctcgacccattggtacttatgaccggcccaacattcatggtcacagactgggaatccgagcaccagctgtagcagccaacaacttcgagatcaaatcaggactcctcaacgtgattgagaacaacaagtatcatggcttggctctagaggacccatttgatcacttggacaggtttgACAGCTACTgcgggttgtcaaaaaccaatggtgtgtccgaagatgctttagagctcaagctattccctttctctttgggggataaggcacgtcagtgggagaagtctctacccagcgattctatcaccacttgggatgactgcaagagagcattcttgaaGAAATTCTTttcatcctcaagaactgctaagctgagaaatgagatctccagtttccaacagaagaacttggaaggattcagtgaagcctggaagagattcaagggctaccaagctcaatgcccacaccatggtttctctaaggagagcttgctgagcacattctaccgtggtgctcttcctaagtacagggccagactggatacagctagcaatgggttcttcttggggtgaactgaggaagatgcagaggagctggttgacaacatggtaaagagtgatgcagtctacagtggagaccacgacagaagcagtcgaacagatgataagcagacgaggaaggagttgaaagctctacaggataagatagacatcctccttgctgataaagccacacaagagcagctggagtttgttggtaactccaagcaggacgatccacctgttgtccatgaggttgagggtttggaaggtcaggaagagttgtgtttcatcaacaacaatggtagctggtacaaaaaagagcccaactttcagtacaacaactaccaacagaaatcctatcccaacaaccaacagagtggttatccgcctcgacacaaccagcaaggcagctatcaacctcagcaaaaccaCTCAtatggttcctctgctcctcaagagagcagcactgacaccctgctgaaacaaatcttggagtctcagactagaagtgagaagcatgttggttataagttgaagaaccttcattccaagattgatgagagctacaatgagctcaacaacaagttctcacatcttgcttctacagtcaagaatttagagaatcagtttgcttgcatgaacactcaccagactcgccagcaaggatctctacttggaaaatctgaccaaaaccccaaggaggccaaagctatcaccctcaggagtggtaagcagttacctcctacaaccctcaccaaggatgctgagaaagtaggtgaggaggtggccatcaacttagatgatcaagtgg
Protein-coding regions in this window:
- the LOC125586079 gene encoding uncharacterized protein LOC125586079, whose amino-acid sequence is MKWDVSLEGKQRKLHFVNKLWTDPYDSRHVQESAEIVAKLVGFCESELQVSKVVYKRSCNFDQNMGDDSQARDKGLEMKKDIRCPMLTSTNYTVWSMRMKVMLRLYEVWDTIDPGSDDAKKNNMAIALIFQSVPEALILQIGEHDTSKKIWEAIKSRNLGADRVREARLQTLMSEFDKLKMSDTDTVDDYAGKLSGLASRAAALGEIMEASKLAFEERIKEETQDEGQSKLMFGKNDMQENGVTRHLNASYTLSTNVDEEPGSFKLSHIDVTEEGDGDEHQDHQHQQVAENNDVNQDQHVTSRYGHNIRKPKRFDDYILLAEVEGGRPLLDIDGEPESYIKAAVIQAWINAMKAEIESIIKNKTRKLVKKPTGVKSIGLKWIYKIKRNADETVIKYKARLVAKGYVQQQGIDFDEVFAQLL